Within the Eucalyptus grandis isolate ANBG69807.140 chromosome 1, ASM1654582v1, whole genome shotgun sequence genome, the region CGGCGGCTTTAAGAATTTCGACACTGAGAGCGGTGAGGTTGTGTTGAGGAACATGAGGAAGGAGATACGCAGCGACTTCCACTTGGCTGCTAGCTGTTGCAGCAGTTAGGGCAAGGCAAAGCTCCATGTCTCGACAGCCCCTCCTCACAAACCACTGCACAACCTCCAGACAACCCCTCTCAGCTGCCCTCAACAAAGGACCCAGGAAGGCCATTGCATTCCCCTCTTCAACTAGACACTCCATTGTCCGGATCTTGCAATAGTGAGAAGCAAAACCCAAAGCCAAGTCGACATCAACATCCAAGCTGTTCCTCTGAGCAATCTGATAGAACAAACCAAACAATCCATAAATTTATAACGAAAGGAAAAAACTACTCATGCACTATTGTAATGAACAAAGTCACTATTCAACATGAATATTCTAAAAATCCCCATGGCTAGTAGTCAAGAAAGCAGACATAATAAGAGGTCAAGCTCTGAAGCACTTCCAACAAAGCATTAACAAGAGATTTCATATTTTCAGTTACTGGCAACAGCTAGCAACCAACCCTCTACTTCCACATTGTACCTCATCGAAGAACAGTCgaatcataaaaagaaatccAAAGAGACAGTTCATATTTTCAGTTATTTGATTTCCTGTTTACTTCAATTTTCAGCAGAAGGTATGCCACTATCTTATGCATCATTCATTTTACATTGATCTACCATTGGTGGATTCTTCCAAACTTTTATGTTTAATTGAAGGACACTCTTTAAGTTACTTAGACAACATGCTTTGATTCTTGCACTAGGGCATGTAGTTAGCTATCTATATTGTCTTTTCTTATACTTTGGAATCAACTAATTCATCTGAACTAGAATCTAATATTCAAGAACTTggcaaaaggaaggaaaaagaaatggttgCGTGCACAAGCTGacaaatccatacaataaaTGTAACAAATGCTCATTTGGAGAAAAGATATCAGTAACTGGTTGGCCTTATTTCACATAGGTTTGTCAGCTTCAATCCTCTTTTTAGCCATTGAAGCAAAAGGAACATGTTATGACTATCTGAGTCCACAAAAGTTCAAATGATAAGAATGTCTCCAGGTTTTCTTTGAGTTAAATAAAGGTTCACGCTTTTAACAACACTTATCTTGCTCatcaaagaaaagggaagagctTTCATCTGACTTAGAGCCTGCTCTGCCAGCTTGGGCCTGTTTCGTATTATTTTTGTTCGTGTTGTCAATGTTACTTTGAAACAATGGTCTGTGAATCTCCAGACACTTGGACCAGCAATTTAAAACCAAGAAAATTATCTCAGCCCAAAAAGTCAAACTGAAAGGGACACTGTCATTAAGCCAAAAATTTTATGTGGCAAGCTGGTGTTCCCTGAATAGTCAAGTCACCGTCAACCTTCTAATTGGGATTTTTATGCAAGAAGCCAAACAAATTCTAGTTTGTTGGAGGCATCAGAAGCAGATTTCCAGATTCCACAGCGCACTGAAATACTTTCATATCAAGCAGTACTTAGTGAAGGTAATCAGGACAAGAACCAGGGCACGTTAATATCAGCCACACAAATCATGCCACCGAGATTACATCCATAAGCTTGAGAAGTATGTATCTCGGTTTATATAGAAAATCATCCACCAAGCAATAACTGAAAATCAAACTGAACTAATATACTCCATACAGCACCTTCAACAAAGAAACCCGTACATGAGAAAGATGCATACCTGAACcaaaggaaatagaaaacaGAACACAACTGCCATGATgttctatgaaaatatttacacaAAAAGTACAGgcaaaataaagcaaagaattttcggataataaacagGTTAGAAAGATCACCTGTAACAGAATGCGCACGAGTTCTGTACTTCCAAACCGTGAAGCTTCAAGAAAACACTGGTTAACATTGTCAGCACCCCCCTCGACAAGCATGCCCAGCAACCCTTGGATGGCAGTTGCTGCTATACCAGATGCCCAACCAGGATCAAATGTACTAGAGAAAAGAGTAAGAGGAAAGCAAGCTGCGTCAAAAGCCTCCGTGAAGTCCTTCCCTGTAAGATGATTACCAGCAAGATCCAGGAATGTCTTAAATGCAGAAAGCTGGAGTTGAATTTCAACAGCTGAGCTGTGGTTGATCCTATCTCTATTTCCTTGGCACCGGGAATGCAATCCTATACACTTCAATGCCCATTCAGAGAATTTTTGGACCTTCACACCAGCCTCCGCCTTCAAAACCTCATCACCATTACACTCCTGGAGACGCTCGTGCAACCTGACAGAAAGCAATAATGAGATTCTTATAGGGAGGGAAATGTATAAGCTCCATGCACTGATTTTTCCACACAAGTATGGTTGACGCGGCTACATATCATTGCATGCGTTCATTACTTTCTTGGTTAATTGCAAGAAATCCCTCTCAACAAATAGCATGTGTTTTAAGGATTTAGAAAGAGGAACACCAGCTAACTTTTATCGATCTAACACcttatctcaattttttgaCCTGCAGCTGATCAAATTGACACTAATTCCCGGAGCATGGATCCCCGACAAGACAAGATCTATCAAAAGTCGAAAGCAGTGTACAAATCAGGACGTACATAACATGGGATAGAAATGAGCAAGAACTGCAACAATACTGCCACAGATTGTGCAGGTTAAATAATTAGTACAGCCACAAAAGCAAAACAGATATAGTAAGAACAGATATAGAGATTCATAGCCATCGGTGATCTAAGATCTGCAGATCTATGTCAGCTAAATTGCAGCACGAATAGTTCATGGAACTTTGCCAATCAGACATAATCTATCAGTAGAAAGCTCCAGTTCTTACCTTTGGGCCATCATAGTTACTGTATCTGCCAAACTCATTGTCCGACTTTGGCAAGCCGAGACACAGGAAGCCAGAAACGAAGTCCTAAGAGCCGCTCTCGTGAAGTCATAAGCACCATTAgcaatgattttctttattaatcCGGTGATCCCATGCAACTCTTGATGCGTGCTCAAGAACCATATGGAATCCAAAGCAATACATAGAGTATCATTAAGCGTCGGGGATCAGCCAACAGTATCAAACTCTCGGCGAATTCCCAATCGTGCGAGCTCACCGCTCCCTGAAACAGCCTGCACAGCTCGATCCTGTCTTGCCGACTCAATTTCTTGTCCGGCCCATACTTCTCCTTCTTTGAGAGTCCCGAATCCGCCGCGCCGACTCTGGACTTGAGCTTTCTGGAGCTGCAAGGGCAACACGACGATGTCCTCGCATCCTTGCTCACACGGGAACCATCCGTCGAGCAGAGAGAGTTAGGCCCCTCGCTGTCTTCCAGACAGAGATCCCCGCTCCCGTCGACAAAATCTCCATTTCCACTCTCTTCGAGCTTCGGTTCACCCGATTTCCCGAAACGTTCGCGGTCCGTCCGATTCCCGGCCTCCAGGTCATTGCTCCACGCCACAAAGCATTTCTCTCCTTCCATCTCTTCTGAACTACggagaacagagagagaagcacCCCGATCCCGATCAAGATCACTCAAAAGCTTATTTCTCCCGATTCGAGAAACTCCGTATGCCGAGCCGACTCCGACCTCGAGTCATCAAACGATCGAAGAAAAGCACCTTATATCCTCACCTCGCTCCCTCCTACCGAAAACCGCAGCTACCTTACCTCTCCATAACAGCTCGCCCGGACTGctcaatcaaggaaatcaacAGTCTAAGCTCGAATCGGTTCAACACAGCCTGCTGCAACGAGACGGCGGCGGAACACGCAATCCGAGCAACCATCGATTCACTCCGGCACCGGAAAAAGCAGCGAGAAATCGACGAAATCCTCGATCGCCTCCGACGTCACCACATCGGCATCGAACCTCGGCCGccgccaaaagaaagaagagcgcTCCCTCCCTCGACCATCAGCTCGGCGAGCACCCGACGCGTTCCACCATCGGAAGAGAGATCCCGCGACccgtccccgccgccgccgccgccgcaggcGATCGAGAAGGGGCGGACAAATGCTGCGACGAATTCCTCGATCGCGGAGCGGGGGATACGCGGCAAAAACCAGGTgcggagaggagagagaagctctagagagagagagagagagagggagaggtctAGAGAGAGAATGGGGGAATCGAATGGATTGGGGAGATgcggaggggagaggagaggagaggagatgGGGGAGAATCGAACCTCAGGGAGATTTCAGTgattgggaagagagagagagagagagagagagagcaaaaacccctcctcttttttcctttttttttttttttaaattattttttatttatttttctggtgGTGCTCTGAGAATTTTGTGGACCGGTAAATggagcatgagagagagagggggagatccctgatattattattattatttactttttttcatttcattttattctattttatttttcatttatttatttgtttcacGACACTTAGGATGTCACTCGCCACAGTGAATTCTTATGAATTTTAGTATTC harbors:
- the LOC104454410 gene encoding LOW QUALITY PROTEIN: ankyrin repeat protein SKIP35 (The sequence of the model RefSeq protein was modified relative to this genomic sequence to represent the inferred CDS: inserted 1 base in 1 codon) — protein: MEGEKCFVAWSNDLEAGNRTDRERFGKSGEPKLEESGNGDFVDGSGDLCLEDSEGPNSLCSTDGSRVSKDARTSSCCPCSSRKLKSRVGAADSGLSKKEKYGPDKKLSRQDRIELCRLFQGAVSSHDWEFAESLILLADPXTLNDTLCIALDSIWFLSTHQELHGITGLIKKIIANGAYDFTRAALRTSFLASCVSACQSRTMSLADTVTMMAQRLHERLQECNGDEVLKAEAGVKVQKFSEWALKCIGLHSRCQGNRDRINHSSAVEIQLQLSAFKTFLDLAGNHLTGKDFTEAFDAACFPLTLFSSTFDPGWASGIAATAIQGLLGMLVEGGADNVNQCFLEASRFGSTELVRILLQIAQRNSLDVDVDLALGFASHYCKIRTMECLVEEGNAMAFLGPLLRAAERGCLEVVQWFVRRGCRDMELCLALTAATASSQVEVAAYLLPHVPQHNLTALSVEILKAAGERSGGSLDGVAFLLRSDFLGDPVATYAVADSIARSEDESIDPVLRAFLQEHWSEAAFFDGLRQGQMHYMNFMRILKRGESPLCLMDIPGPLRAAIAYLPLYRECTDAGGCLLSQRLRGQLVEAVRRLENAALEPVRPCRELLSILEHHLPRFLLGVPNVA